CCCTCTCCTTCGCCTGCCACACGCATACTGCGCGTCAGTTCTCCCTCGCTTCTccgtctccaccgctcgcaacgatCAAGCCAACATtacctagactattcacaaggcccgttcataccgctctctccagacggcatacgtcacgctagttgtccgagtgtccagtggccgaggacgcgtcGCTCAGGCGGTGGTGTTGGTGACCTTGCGCACTTTTTTACCCCGAGCGGCGGACAAGCCGTGACAGGTTGgcctttcatcgctacctgcttcgctggttagactgcgttaggcttggtgctgcatAGCACTACTCCGAGTCTTCgtccgttcccacgtgtcctattttattggtgttgcGTTTGTGAGCatgtgattacacatcgatcagtgccacatgggacgttgttgtgttcccaAATGCCGCGACAATTATGACAGTGGTCCCAAAGTGCGTGTTCCACGAAAAGATTTTCCACAAAGGATTCCAcgaaaggatttcacaccaagcatacacttcaaggtgagaaactgctgaaatttgtcttaccggctctatcgcattactggtgttctggctctgttactgttgaacggagcgaatatcgtgagtggtgatggtagttttgtcgcgcttcaggtagggcagtgcggtaaaatagaacagaaatatTCAGGCTCGCgtcaaagttcccattagcccgtttcgtatgaaagtaatTAAGTCACTGTAatgcttggcgcaggtctgtgaactccatttcctcgaggctgacttcgtcacaaagctgtcacattttgaCACATTGTCGGGACGGACAGCtgtcgcggtactgtttagaagaactgaagttcaagtatgtcttgctgggaaaatttcaaactgacactcttgaagatcgcttcggtcgctaTCATCTGCTTCctggtgcacaatatcatgtttccgtgCGTCCTAGGTGGTGTTGATCACCACCTAGGTGGTGTTGATCAAGCCCACTACTAGGCACCATAACACTACTCACGTAAGCATCAACAAACCCGCGCCTCCTCTCTCTATCTGTCCAAGGAAAGCCGCAAGCCGGAGGGTGcgcgcgcctcgagaatctcATGGCGTGGACAGCGCGCCTCTGCTTGCCGCGCGATCCCGCCGACGGGCAAGACACCGTCGCGGCATGCTTTCCGCTAGTGTGCACGTACTTAGCGTTAGCGAAGCTGGttgcgttcgcgaatggcgacgtcaacgcCGACGAGGTGCGAGTAAAGATCGAACactgatcgcgttcgagaatacagacggcgcgcgggttacaccgacgagacgcgagccaaggaagccgagcgcaagcgtcttcaacgcgtcccaccTCCCGTATCTTTCCGTttgaaacaaacgtttactcgagtaaacgctacaccgagtttcgcttcaaatcgttcttccagcacccacgtcgacgTCCGTTTCAACCGGGACAATGCCgtgtgcaccgctgctgcttaCCATCcaatcagggttcccttcggggagatggtccataatagggagttttagaataatgtTTGCAGGtgctgtgggcgttgcgggcacCATAGAAGTCTTAGAAAAACGTTTGACCCTCCTAGATTGTTTCCTAGGtggggcaaacgttattctaaaactccctaattttTTAAACACTATatatttgggtaactgctacacaCACATTTTTGGGATACCCAATATGCCATAAAtcacaatttttgtgtagtagggaggcattcactatgccatccttcctCATTCTCAGGAGAAGCgcggtatccgctacacacttgcaagaaatctTGTGTATTTTTGTTTTAATGCTGTCGCTGATGACAATAAAAAATTAGGCCTAGGGCGATTCAAATGGGGTTGTaccattcgacgacccactcgtaatgctattcgcattgtgtgacgcacggttgtgcctttgctgttctACAAGCTTCATTACACACAGTAATGCGCTTTCACGACATGAAGCCTACCTAGGGTCAGTTTGCCGCTGAGCGCGCTCCAAGCATctgcgtagctcagtggtagaatactgggctggcacgcaggggacccagGTTTGAAtaccattgtgtccttggtgcttTTTATTTACTTAGCTTTTTATCGCTCTGCgtgatagtggttatggacactggcAGCAGACAACTACGGTGCACGCGAGACTTGTGATttccataacagctttcgctataaaatTTCTGCCTACATCGCTggcagcatatttttttttttcttttctctgtggTATGCACTTCAAATGGCAAGATTCAAAATTCTTCAAACAGAATGATTCATAATTTCATTCAAACAGAATGAAATTGTCTTTTAATGAGAACACAGCACTATTGGCAGCAGATGCCGAACTGTTGTTTATAGTTCTCACTTTGTAAGATTTCAAAGTATGCTTTGCATTTATTCCAGACCGCAGTGAATGAATTCTCATCTAAAACACCTTTTTGCCATTGGCAGATATAGAACATGTGCGGCCGCAGAACCAACACATTACCAAGCAGACCAGTCAAAGAGCAAGACAAGCATCTTAGCTAATATTGAGGAAGTCCCTATCCCAACCATGTAGCAAAGGGGTCAGCAACCATAGGGCCCGTGGGGCAGAGCCATGCCCCTCTCCCCCTTTCATATTCTATCTGAAAGCAGAAACAAAGAAAGATGCCTTGCAGTTGGCATTGTCCCCCATCTTCCCACTTGGCCAGCATTTGGCCAAGATTTATGTCAGTTTTGTAGACTATTGTCAATGGACTCTGCAAAATAGTGGGCGGCCCCTTGCGTACTGTTATGATCCGCTTTCCTGGCTTGGCGTCACTTGGACCTGTGAGACATTGCGGCAGAGCCTATCCCGATTTGTTCCTGGTCAGTGCTCCCAGAGATGCGCCAAAAGCAGCGACAACACGACAGCAGTACTTCGAAGTTTGTAGCAGAGTCGTCTCCCCTCGTAAAACCCTTTGAATGTGCTCGACCGAGTGACAGTCTAAGAAGGGCTTTTTACAGTCTAAGCGGCTTGGAAAGGGTGGTCATTTCTGCACGGTTTTGTTTGTCAGAGTGTGCCGAACAATAAGCCAAGCGTGTGATATCTGTGTTCGGGTGCGTTTCCCTTGTTTTCTGTGGTGCCTTCATGCCGCCGTTTCCCACAAACCGTGGCCTGCCTGGCACCACACACTCATCACTCTAATGGACTACAGAGTCGATCTGTACGTAGGACCCAATGTCTCCGTGCTGTGCTGTGTGCATTGAGtattgtgcagtgttttctctCTCACCATGGGACAAACAGGGCGtgcctgattgatatgtggggtttaacgttccaaaaccactatatgattatgagagacgccgtagtggagggctccggaaatttagaccacctggggttctttaacgtgcacccaaatctgagcacacgggcctacgacatttccgcctccatcggaaatgcagccgccgcagccgggatttgaacccgcgacctgcgggtcagcagccgagtaccttagccactagaccaccgcggcggggcctgggtTGAGAAGAAGGCAGTGTTTCACCTTCCCGCTTTTAGAGGCAGAGATGAAGGTGTTTTCATTGGACTGAGCTGGCCTCCATTATTTCTCTCTGCAGGGAATACTGGGAACATCGGGCCATGAAACGCGAGCAATCAGACGCTCCAGACAAGTTCccagaagctcccatcaagcttcTATCAAAAGCTTCCATAATGTTAACAACAGTCGTGTGATAATGCTACCTTGACAATTTAAAAATTGCAATTAAATGTTTTGGTCATCAGCTCCAGCTACTCTACTTGACATCTCCCCGAGACTGTATGGCTCTAGTTCTATgagcagacccccccccccccccccgactgcATCAGTACGCTCTAAAAACATCTGTAAGTTAGCTTTCCTACAGCAATGTTTTGCTATCAGAACTCTCATTCCCAGACTGCTTTTCTAGCTCCAAGAACACCCACACTCTAATGAAGGGGCGGGAGCACCACCAAGGCTTTTCAAAGAACACTGCAGAAATGTCACACTTAACTGTACGTTTCCCACATGCAACAAGAGAATGGGAACAACGAAATAAAAGAAAGGTAGGTGTTGATGGTGAATGGAACAAACATTTTGCCAGCTAGTCTGTGCTCGATGCTATCTGGTTCAATACAAACTTGCCCACGTATGCATAATAAAtttttgcaaactgtccattCTCCGAATTTTTTCTCTTTGCCTacaaggtcccccccccccccccaccaccaccaccacccctcaTTTGGTCATCCAGCCCCCAACGTGTCAGCTTCATGCAATTCGACCCTACGCTTCAAAAGGTTACCGACCTCTACATCACACGCTAACACATAGCGTGTACAGAAAATGTAATGCCACTCTGATATAATGTAATGATATGAGTTCAAGATGTCAGACACATCAAAAACTTCATATGAACAAAACTATTTTACAACCAACAAGCAACACTGGCAATTACATAAAACATTCATTTACAAAAAGGTTTTATTCACATTCCCGGCTGCCTTTAAATGACATATGCATTAAACTCTGGATGGGACTTTTGCATGGGTGTGCGCTTGAAAAAAGAAACATGCGTACTAACATAGCTTGCAGGTTCCCATTTTCGTGTGATTATCTGCATCAACCAATCACTTCATGCGCGCACATTCCACTACACTAGTCATCCTCCATCTCACTAACTACTTCCGGTTAGCACATCAATAGCACAAAGCTCGCATACTTAGCGGCCAACGTGATCTTTCCTACAAAAGCTAAGGTGTCAAAACATTGCGAACTTTATGAAGTTTTCATTTGTTTACGGCTCTAGACCAGTCAAAGATTAGAAATTATTTGCTTTCTGGTAAATAGTGTACCCAATGTCTGTCCACAGCTGTgccaaaatgaaataaaatatattcACTAAGCTTGTAACTTAACACCTTCCCGTGCATATTGGCAGGACATTAATGGGAACATTTCATGGTCTAACATTGCTTGTCTTAAGCTAGACAGATGAACAAGGCTGTCTTTTTGAGACAAGGGAAAAGAATATTTTTGAGAGTTGCTTTTAAAACAGCCCCAGAGAATATGACATTTCAAGGCCCTTTAGTTAGCTAAAAGCAAAGAGCACTATGCCATGTCAATTCTGCTTTTTATACCTCAAATAAATCTAAAGAAACATATGGATATTTGGTTTTATGGTACCACACTTGAATGCAATCCCTAACTTTAGTAAACCTTTCCATACGTTATCAGCATACACACGAGTGCTTGCCTAAACAGTGAATGCAATATTACGCACAGAATAATCAAGAAGTACAAAGATGCAGAGAGGCAAATTATCTAAAACATTATCTGAGACATCAGACATAAGAGAGCTGACCAGAAAATAGTCAACGAAAATGGTACGCTAATAAATATAAAGCTGCACAGATGTGTCTTGTGATGTGCCATAGACAGCATTATtatgaagcagcatcaccaatgAAGTCACAGGGAAGAAGCAAGTAATACGTTAAAGGGCCACAAAACAATCTCTGATAATTTTCCAACATTTCAAGCAAACGTGAACATCAAGTTCAGAATGTTGTCACAATCAACAATGCCAAACGTGGCAGCACTTGCCACTCTTTGACTTCGCACGGTAAGAAGGAGCACTCTGCCAGGAGAGACGAGCTGACGAACCGAGCATATCGCAGGAAAGAGTGAAACAAATGAGGGTCTTTTGTATTATCAAATGTGTATAACTCCGTAATTATGGCATCATTACGAAAAAATTCTCATGGCTACGTGTTCCTTGCAGACTCGCGCACAACTGCAACACCAAGACTAAGTTTCAGACCCTTGggtagtttaggggccctttaaagcaTTCGACAAATCAATGTTGTAATCTGTTTTTGCACATATTTTAGACAGGAGACAACGAAGCTCGTACAATTGTACAGCTTTTCAACACCAAGCAACCGCAGCTACTGGTGCATATACGTCTACTTAATCTTCCAGCTGAGGGCTTCAATGCACTAAAAAGaaaacgatgtttttttttcctgagaaggGTTTTACCTTATCGTCTTGAAACGACCAGGAATGGGCACAGCTGATGGACAACAGCGCTAGTCGGGCATGTCTACACAAAATTAGACAATGAGAGCACGCTTTTGCAAGCTTTAATTTAAAGAATGTGAAGCACAGTAGTTCAGACACCTTTTCAAAGGCACGCGGCACTCTGCGAATGGTCAACTGACCAATCCActcgcaaagaaaaaatgcatcTGAATCTCTTCACCATTTCATAAGTTTTTTGACTCTGCCCTCTCACGAACTATTATGTCGATTCCTTTAGGCAGGGGACAATACGATTCAACGAGCGAGTCTTACTACAAGCAAGCTGCTACTTAAAACGAATGAGCAGGCAGCAGCCCAAGAAGAAAATGCTTAGCTTTATCTTGAATTTAAAAAACAGAGACACacgcacaaagaaaaagaagtttcaatAACACAGTCACCTAACCAGAAGATACAAAATAAATCGACCAACCAGCCAGCCAGGAATGTTTCCGACATGTTGGGGCTACTGAGGAGCTTTCTGCTGCAAGGGGACAAAAGCACAAACTGCGGCTCTCCTTGCTTTTTGGGCACAGACTAGAGATGGGGAATGGCGGCGAAGCGACACACTCCAAGGCCCTCTTCCCGATGTGCACCAAAGTCCACACGTGGCTTGGAAGCATGGCCGCGAGTCTTGACGCCATGCTGCACGTAGCCAGTTTTCCTGCGCTCCTCGCATATTTTTGTGGGCAGCCTGGGGAACTGTTCTCTCTCGCATTTCTCGACAAACGCGCACTTTTTGAGATGACAATGACGGTGAACTGGCATGGCTGAAGCCTCGTTTTTTGCTTGATCGTCGGTCACTTGTTGTTGGTCAGAGCATTTGATAACCTGTAAGGGAGAAAAATGGCTTTGCTACATCGACGGTTCAGCAGGCTCACTCCTATGCTCATGTCACATGCTGCAGAAACAGTATTTGGCAAGCAAGTAAGCAGACTTGAGTATAGGTATAACACGAAAGATAACTGGCTTGGCACAGAAATCGCAACCACAGAAATGCCTCATTAACAGGACAAGCACCCATCCCGTCTGTGTTCTTTCTGTGGTCATAGCTTTGGCAATACGTCTTTTATTACTACTGCACAAGCCCAAACTAATGCACCAGCAAGCAGTACTAGAAGGTGATTAAAAAGGGCAATGTAAATAGCAGGAAAGTCTACTTAGAGCTTTTCTAAATAAAACCATTGTGATAAAGTACCACTTATAGCTGAACATATTTGCAGCATATAATGCATAACAGAAGTAACAGATAACATGAGGCCTCCTTCATTTTGTTTTTCCTGTACTATACACAGTCACTAGCTACATGTATAAACCAAAATTAGCAATTAACATTTGAAATCTTGTTCTAATGAGGCACATTCTACTGTGATGAATGAACAGGACCTCAAATGGAATACATAGTCCTAGAGACCTACTGTTCATAACTAAAAAGCAGACATTAGcattgataaagaaaaaaataagattaTTTGGTGGAGTGGCATGTAGGTAACATTCTTGTGCCATTGCTGTGAATGTACACAAGCAGACGTAAAAGGCTTCAAGACTAAAAGCACAATGAAAATTTTGATTTTGCTTAATACTCTTAGTGTTCGATAGTCATAGACAAAGGTACATCCAGAAATCTTTTTCtttgcggggggagggggggtcccACACTTTATGTATGTTTACTTATGCTTGGGGGTGGGGAGGCAGGAGGGGGTTGAACTCTCTGAACCACTCTTCTGGCTGTGCTACTGCCCACGAAAGATGCGAGCTTGTTGGTAGCTCATCTCTAGTAAGTTTTCTTATAGGGCACGCAAAGACAGAAAGAAATGAAGGCAcgtgcgtgcacacacacacacacacgtgcacatatCTACTGCCAATCAAAATAAAATTAGCTTGGCAATATTCTGCAACACTAGGACGCTTTTTCTATTCTATCCTGCTCCCTCTGTTGCTGGCTCCTCGTGCCAAGGTGTGAATCATGTCTGCTGCGCCATGAAAGCAAGACAAAGAACAGAGTTTTTGTTGAATAATGCTTCTGTATTTTTATCCAGTGTTGGTACAAAATATGCTATGCTACAACAGATGAACAGAAGCGTTTAAACGACACCGCTTCTATGAAAGCAATTAAAATAATAGCAGCAATATGAAAACCAACAGTGAAAAACTCCTCACCATTCCATGGCTTCGTCTAGTCCATTCCCTTTGAGTGCAGAGGTCTTGAATATTTGAAATGTGCGGCTCTTCAGAGCATCTAGACCGAGTGCCGTGTGAATCTCGGACACTGTCATAGCTTCGTCCAAGTCCTGCTTGTTCGCGAGAACGACAAGGATCGCCTTCTTCAGCTCTTCTTCCTGCCACACAAGATGAACAAATGTGGAAAGGGGTATTGCCACTTGAGCAAAATTAGCGATAGCCAAATAAAGATTTAATAGTTCGCGGCATTTCCTCTTTAAAGGCGCATGCACACAAGCCTGCGCCAATGGCGCGCACTCTATGTTGAAGTGACGAGCCAGATGGGTGGTGACCTAGCCTTCGGAGAACATCGCAAAGTGCATGAGAAGAACTATTTCTTTAGTCGCGGAGGTGAACAGCTGTCAGACATTGGTCCTTTGAGTGGGGCCTCAGCAGACTTATTAAGTCAGGCGCAACAAAGTGCTCCAGTTTACACATCCTGTTTTGAGACTATTGTCAGTGCACATTTTTCATTCAAGAAAATTGACATTATGAAGCTTGAACATTCAAGGCTTGCTGCTTGCCCATTTCTTCCCGTTTATTCATTAGATCAGATGAAATAACTAGTCGTGCCTTGACACAACAGTAATCCAAGAAACTGAATATCTAGACACTTACTTAGGTCACCATCAGACAGACATTAAAGCTTGGAGCACTCACTAATTCTGGCACGAAAAGGCAACTTGCCTCCAGAAAAATTACCAACACACTGTCTTTTCTTCTACTCAAACTTCCTTCCTCTTTACTACGAGGAATACACACAGCTTCGTGATCCCCCGAACTTACAAGCTACTTCGTTAAAAAACGAGTCAGTTCCCCCCAACTCTCCATAACTGCACTACCTGTTGGCTTTGGGCGATGGTTTTTGCAACATTACTGAATATACAAGAACCTGCAAATGATATATCCTCCTGAGTTCCAGCTATGGCGatttgtccaaaatattggacatgaaataccccatcactacaaagatctcagcatgttttcttcctcaaaaaccacttgtccaatattttggacatctACTGGCGCCCTCCATGAAGTTTTGTCGAAATTGCGCCAGAAGAtcgcgaaacaaagaagaaaacatggtGGCGTTGAACAGAGCAATCTTCTAGAAGTTAAACGGCGAAAGTTAAGGTCCACttttctgttggttttttattatttgttaaaTTTTGAATAAAAACTTGCAGTTATTACGGAATTTGTCACACTTTTCTTCAGTAACCTTGCTTTGTGTTGCTTCAGGCCCACTACTTAACGCTTTAATTAAGTTTCAGCGTCCAATTAGTTGGACATCACGCCATACCTAAAGCACAGGCATAAcggaaataataagcttcactttttaTCTTCGTCACCTACACACCTAGTTGTGAAAGTTTCAGGAAATTCCGTGGACCAAAATCCAACCCGGAAGTCAGGAGGATATGCGTAAGACGGCCAGACATCATCAACTCTTGGACGCCTTTCCCAAGCAATGAGTCCTTGCCACAGTTGGCCGAACCGGTAATCACTTTGAACTAAGAAGCAAAGATTGCTATTGAATGCACAATGAGACAAAAGGCGTACTCACCTCGAGCATAGAAACTAGCTCTTCTTTAGATATGCCAATACGGTCCCTGTCCGCACTGTCAACAACGTATATGATGGCATCGGTGTTGGAAAAGTAACACCGCCAGTATGGCCTGGAA
The nucleotide sequence above comes from Rhipicephalus microplus isolate Deutch F79 chromosome 2, USDA_Rmic, whole genome shotgun sequence. Encoded proteins:
- the Arl1 gene encoding ADP ribosylation factor-like 1, encoding MGGLLSYFRGLLGSREMRILILGLDGAGKTTILYRLQVGEVVTTIPTIGFNVEQVTYKNLKFQVWDLGGQTSIRPYWRCYFSNTDAIIYVVDSADRDRIGISKEELVSMLEEEELKKAILVVLANKQDLDEAMTVSEIHTALGLDALKSRTFQIFKTSALKGNGLDEAMEWLSNALTNNK